In Paenibacillus sp. 1781tsa1, one DNA window encodes the following:
- a CDS encoding BlaI/MecI/CopY family transcriptional regulator: MNQIQKLSETEMELMVVIWSCDPPVTSTELLDIFAEKGKAWKAQTMSTFLSRLVDKGALTVTRRGRTNDYVPLLQPEDYKLQETQHVLDGLYQGSVKNLVSAMYDGDKLSDDDISELKKWLSEK, encoded by the coding sequence GTGAACCAGATTCAAAAATTATCCGAAACAGAAATGGAGTTAATGGTCGTTATATGGTCATGCGACCCACCCGTCACCTCAACAGAGCTATTAGACATATTCGCTGAGAAAGGGAAAGCGTGGAAAGCGCAGACTATGTCTACTTTTTTGTCACGGTTGGTGGATAAAGGCGCACTTACCGTCACGAGACGTGGACGAACCAATGATTATGTACCTCTTCTACAGCCCGAAGATTACAAACTACAGGAAACGCAGCATGTTCTTGATGGACTTTATCAAGGTTCAGTCAAGAATTTGGTTTCGGCCATGTATGATGGCGACAAGCTTTCAGACGATGACATTTCAGAACTGAAAAAATGGCTTTCGGAAAAGTAG
- a CDS encoding TIGR01777 family oxidoreductase: MKKVVLAGGTGFVGQDFAQRFRKLGYEVLIISRQPGHIAWEDRARIIEALEEAEMLINLAGKSVNCRYTDENRKVILESRTRTTRILGDAVLACNHPPELWINSSTATIYRHAEDRPMTEKEGEIGSGFSVDVAKAWEQAFFEFSLPSTRQIALRIAIVLGEGGVMVPMTNLVRFGLGGSQGAGTQQFSWIHIEDLFRMVIYLQEHPHLNGVFNASSPHPVTNRELMARLREQMGVRIGLPSPRWMLELGARFIQTETELVLKSRWVIPERLEREGFTFTYGTLDTALAEILNKKK, from the coding sequence GTGAAGAAGGTTGTCTTAGCTGGTGGAACGGGTTTTGTTGGACAGGATTTTGCCCAAAGGTTCAGGAAGCTGGGTTATGAGGTGTTAATTATCTCGCGTCAGCCCGGTCATATTGCCTGGGAGGATCGTGCAAGGATCATAGAGGCACTGGAAGAAGCAGAGATGTTGATTAACCTGGCAGGTAAATCGGTGAATTGCCGTTATACGGATGAGAATCGCAAAGTCATTCTGGAATCCAGAACGCGTACAACGCGTATTCTCGGCGATGCCGTCCTGGCTTGTAATCATCCTCCCGAACTATGGATTAATTCGAGTACGGCGACCATATACAGACATGCTGAAGATCGTCCCATGACGGAAAAAGAAGGCGAGATTGGCTCTGGCTTCTCAGTGGACGTTGCCAAAGCTTGGGAACAGGCTTTCTTTGAATTCAGTCTGCCGTCTACGCGTCAGATTGCACTGCGGATTGCGATTGTGCTGGGCGAGGGCGGCGTGATGGTGCCCATGACAAATCTCGTTCGTTTTGGACTGGGAGGATCGCAAGGTGCAGGAACACAGCAGTTCAGCTGGATTCATATCGAGGATCTCTTCCGTATGGTAATTTATCTGCAAGAGCATCCACACTTGAATGGTGTGTTCAATGCGTCCTCTCCGCATCCGGTGACGAATCGGGAGCTAATGGCGCGTCTGAGAGAACAGATGGGTGTTCGGATCGGGCTGCCCTCTCCTCGCTGGATGCTTGAACTGGGTGCACGCTTCATTCAGACCGAGACGGAATTGGTTCTCAAAAGTCGTTGGGTCATTCCTGAACGATTGGAGAGGGAAGGATTTACTTTCACATACGGTACACTAGATACCGCTCTTGCCGAGATTCTGAATAAGAAGAAATGA
- a CDS encoding beta-ketoacyl-ACP synthase III, with amino-acid sequence MQLRRVRIAGTGKYLPEQEITDEELDRRLGVPAGWVSKATGVGVRHYASGEETSSYMGAKAAEAALADAGLQFSDIDCLVCTSGTKEQPLPSTAVFIQQAMGQQDSGVPAFDMDATCLSFLNGLDVISYMVDAGRYQRVLLVATEIASAGLNWSDKESAALFGDGAAAVIIERSPEGSSSQIVHASLRTYSRGARFSEIAGGGTRLHASNYNADQPEPYLFHMDGQAIFRMASRLLPEFISDMLQATGNQMEDFRLVIPHQGSAMAMRLIRKKLGIAEDRFMDITRNHGNTIAASIPMGLHEAIRQQRIQRGDRVLMIGTAAGLSLGGLIFDY; translated from the coding sequence ATGCAACTTAGAAGAGTACGGATTGCGGGAACAGGGAAGTACCTGCCTGAACAGGAGATCACCGATGAGGAACTGGATCGCCGCTTGGGGGTGCCTGCGGGCTGGGTTAGCAAAGCCACAGGTGTAGGTGTACGCCATTATGCTTCGGGTGAAGAAACCTCGTCCTACATGGGTGCCAAGGCGGCCGAAGCTGCACTTGCGGATGCAGGATTACAATTCAGTGATATCGACTGCCTGGTGTGTACCAGTGGCACGAAGGAACAACCGTTGCCAAGTACGGCGGTATTTATCCAGCAGGCCATGGGGCAGCAAGATTCAGGCGTACCTGCTTTTGATATGGATGCAACCTGTCTGAGTTTCCTCAACGGACTCGATGTGATCTCCTATATGGTAGACGCCGGACGTTACCAGCGAGTACTGCTCGTAGCCACCGAGATTGCCTCAGCGGGACTAAATTGGTCTGATAAAGAGAGTGCGGCCCTGTTCGGAGATGGAGCGGCCGCCGTTATTATTGAACGCTCGCCTGAAGGGTCATCCTCACAGATTGTGCATGCTTCCCTTCGAACCTACAGCCGAGGTGCTCGCTTCTCGGAGATAGCAGGTGGAGGTACACGGCTGCATGCTTCAAATTATAATGCAGATCAGCCTGAACCTTACCTGTTTCATATGGATGGACAGGCCATCTTCCGGATGGCTTCCAGACTTTTGCCCGAATTCATTAGTGATATGTTGCAGGCTACCGGGAATCAGATGGAGGATTTCCGATTGGTGATTCCCCATCAGGGGAGTGCCATGGCGATGAGACTGATCCGTAAGAAGCTTGGCATTGCTGAAGATCGGTTTATGGACATCACACGAAATCACGGCAATACAATTGCGGCATCGATCCCGATGGGTCTGCATGAAGCGATTAGACAACAGCGTATTCAGCGGGGAGATCGGGTGTTGATGATTGGCACGGCTGCCGGATTATCATTGGGAGGACTCATTTTTGACTACTAG